Proteins encoded within one genomic window of Chelatococcus sp. HY11:
- a CDS encoding enoyl-CoA hydratase/isomerase family protein, producing the protein MTDSQSAISEVIVERQGTLGRIRLNRPKALNSLTLPMVRRIEAALDDFEADPAVAAVLVTGEGERGLCAGGDIRALAESVRNGDDRAATFWREEYRLNARISHFPKPYVALMDGITMGGGVGISAHGAHRIVTERTRVAMPETGIGFLPDIGGTWLLSRQANEVGTYLALTGEAIGASDAIFAGLADIFMPFEDYPRLVAALAELPAGTGQAAVGAVVAGFGRSVAATPLQDNVAVVTHAMAADDVQAILAALEDDGSPFAMATRKTITEKSPTSLALTLRLLRLGRASPSLETCLEREFAAAVSMTRGPDFYEGVRAAVIDKDRNPRWSPAALDEVDPEVVEGFLAPASEPVFGRDA; encoded by the coding sequence ATGACCGACAGTCAATCCGCAATCTCCGAAGTCATTGTCGAGAGGCAGGGCACGCTGGGCCGCATCCGGCTGAACCGGCCGAAAGCCCTGAACAGCCTCACCCTGCCCATGGTACGCAGGATCGAGGCGGCGCTCGACGATTTCGAGGCGGATCCGGCTGTTGCCGCCGTGCTTGTCACCGGCGAAGGGGAACGTGGCCTTTGTGCCGGCGGCGACATCCGCGCCCTGGCGGAGAGTGTGCGCAACGGCGACGACCGCGCCGCGACCTTCTGGCGGGAAGAATACCGTCTCAACGCGCGCATCTCCCATTTCCCGAAACCCTATGTCGCGCTGATGGACGGCATCACCATGGGCGGCGGCGTCGGGATCTCGGCGCATGGCGCGCACCGCATCGTCACCGAACGCACCCGTGTCGCCATGCCGGAAACCGGCATCGGTTTCCTGCCGGACATCGGCGGCACGTGGCTGCTGTCGCGGCAGGCGAATGAGGTGGGCACTTACTTGGCGCTGACCGGCGAGGCTATCGGCGCGTCGGACGCGATCTTTGCGGGCCTCGCCGACATCTTCATGCCCTTCGAGGACTATCCGCGCCTTGTCGCTGCCCTCGCGGAGCTGCCGGCCGGCACGGGCCAGGCCGCGGTGGGCGCGGTCGTCGCGGGCTTCGGTCGCAGCGTCGCGGCGACGCCGCTGCAGGACAATGTCGCCGTCGTAACACACGCGATGGCAGCCGATGACGTGCAGGCGATCCTCGCGGCCCTTGAAGACGACGGCTCGCCCTTCGCGATGGCCACCCGCAAGACGATCACCGAAAAATCCCCGACGAGCCTTGCGCTGACGCTGCGGTTGCTGCGCCTGGGGCGCGCCAGCCCGTCGCTGGAGACCTGCCTGGAGCGTGAATTCGCCGCCGCTGTCTCCATGACGCGCGGCCCCGATTTCTACGAGGGCGTGCGGGCGGCGGTCATCGACAAGGATCGCAATCCGCGCTGGTCGCCGGCCGCCCTGGACGAGGTCGATCCGGAGGTCGTCGAGGGCTTCCTTGCGCCGGCTTCCGAACCTGTGTTCGGGCGCGACGCGTAG
- the mmsB gene encoding 3-hydroxyisobutyrate dehydrogenase: MTGETIAFIGLGNMGGPMAANLLAAGHSVRGFDLVAEAREAAAQAGVVIAASAAEAVAGASIVITMLPAGRHVIAVWSELVTVVAPGALLIDCSTVDVDSARKAHALAAAQGHASLDAPVSGGIGGAKAGTLTFMVGGAADSFARGQAILARMGKNIFHCGEAGAGQVAKICNNMILGISMIGVSEAFVLGEKLGLSRQALFDVASVSSGQCWSLTTYCPVPGPVPTSPANNDYKPGFAAALMLKDLRLAQEAANSAGVSTPLGAEAAQLYSLFAGLGSAGEDFSAIIKMLRGHSEKGAA; the protein is encoded by the coding sequence ATGACCGGCGAGACGATCGCGTTCATCGGCCTCGGTAACATGGGCGGCCCCATGGCGGCTAATTTGCTGGCCGCCGGCCACAGCGTGCGCGGCTTCGACCTGGTGGCGGAGGCGCGCGAGGCGGCCGCCCAGGCGGGCGTCGTCATCGCCGCCTCCGCCGCCGAGGCCGTCGCCGGCGCGTCCATCGTCATCACCATGCTGCCGGCGGGCCGGCATGTGATCGCGGTCTGGTCGGAGCTTGTGACAGTGGTGGCGCCTGGCGCGCTGCTGATCGACTGTTCGACCGTCGATGTCGACAGCGCGCGCAAGGCGCACGCCCTGGCGGCCGCGCAAGGCCATGCTTCCCTGGACGCGCCGGTATCGGGCGGCATCGGCGGCGCCAAGGCGGGAACGCTCACCTTCATGGTGGGTGGCGCGGCGGACAGCTTCGCGCGCGGCCAGGCCATTCTCGCGCGCATGGGCAAAAACATCTTCCATTGCGGCGAGGCAGGCGCGGGGCAGGTCGCCAAGATCTGCAACAACATGATCCTCGGCATCTCGATGATCGGCGTCAGCGAGGCTTTCGTGCTCGGCGAGAAGCTCGGGCTGTCGCGCCAGGCCCTGTTCGATGTCGCCTCGGTGTCATCCGGCCAGTGCTGGTCGCTGACCACCTATTGTCCGGTGCCCGGCCCGGTGCCGACTTCGCCAGCCAACAACGACTATAAGCCGGGCTTTGCCGCCGCCCTGATGCTGAAGGACCTGCGGCTGGCGCAGGAGGCGGCGAATTCTGCCGGCGTCAGCACGCCGCTCGGCGCGGAAGCGGCGCAACTCTACAGCCTGTTCGCTGGCCTTGGATCGGCCGGTGAGGACTTCTCGGCCATCATCAAGATGCTGCGTGGCCATTCGGAAAAGGGAGCCGCCTGA
- the rpsU gene encoding 30S ribosomal protein S21: MQVLVRDNNVDQALRALKRKMQREGIFREMKARRAYEKPSEKRTREKAEAIRRSRKAARKQAQREGLLPAPKKKVTDPRQPPRPA, translated from the coding sequence TTGCAGGTTCTTGTCCGCGACAACAATGTCGATCAGGCCCTTCGCGCTCTGAAGAGAAAGATGCAACGCGAGGGAATTTTCCGCGAGATGAAGGCCCGCAGAGCCTACGAAAAACCTTCGGAAAAACGAACCCGGGAAAAGGCCGAAGCTATCCGCCGTAGTCGCAAAGCCGCACGAAAGCAGGCACAGCGGGAAGGTCTACTTCCAGCGCCGAAGAAAAAAGTAACTGATCCGCGCCAGCCACCCAGGCCGGCATAA
- a CDS encoding enoyl-CoA hydratase, whose protein sequence is MGYETIITAQHGRVLLITLNRPKALNALNAQVAAELIDAASAADRDPGIGCLVVTGSERAFAAGADIKEMQSQSYDEMYAADWFAQWERFAATRKPVIAAVAGYALGGGCELAMMCDFILAADNAQFGQPEIKLGVMPGMGGSQRLTRVVGKAKAMEMCLTGRMMDAVEAERSGLVARIVPAADLVAEALKTAETIAGMALPIAMMTKETVNRAYETTLAEGIRFERRVFHAMFSTADQKEGMAAFVEKRPAQFHRT, encoded by the coding sequence ATGGGCTACGAGACCATCATCACCGCGCAGCACGGCCGCGTCCTGCTTATCACGCTCAACCGGCCGAAGGCGCTGAACGCGCTCAATGCCCAGGTTGCCGCGGAACTCATCGACGCCGCCAGCGCGGCCGATCGCGACCCGGGTATCGGCTGCCTTGTGGTGACCGGCTCGGAGCGCGCCTTCGCCGCCGGCGCCGATATCAAGGAGATGCAGAGCCAGTCCTACGACGAGATGTATGCCGCCGACTGGTTCGCGCAGTGGGAGCGCTTCGCGGCAACGCGCAAGCCGGTGATCGCGGCGGTTGCCGGCTATGCGCTCGGCGGCGGCTGCGAGCTCGCCATGATGTGCGACTTCATCCTGGCCGCCGATAACGCGCAGTTCGGCCAGCCGGAGATCAAGCTCGGCGTCATGCCGGGCATGGGCGGCAGCCAGCGGCTGACCCGCGTCGTCGGCAAGGCGAAAGCCATGGAGATGTGCCTGACAGGCCGCATGATGGATGCCGTGGAGGCGGAGCGCAGCGGGCTTGTCGCGCGTATCGTGCCGGCGGCGGATCTCGTCGCCGAGGCGTTGAAAACCGCCGAGACCATCGCCGGCATGGCCTTGCCGATCGCCATGATGACGAAGGAGACGGTGAACCGCGCCTATGAGACCACGCTGGCCGAGGGCATCCGCTTCGAACGCCGCGTGTTTCACGCGATGTTCTCCACCGCCGACCAGAAGGAGGGCATGGCCGCCTTCGTGGAAAAGCGCCCCGCGCAGTTCCACCGGACATAA
- a CDS encoding cold-shock protein — protein MTDGTVKFFNVDKGFGFIQPDNGGPDVFVHITALERAGMRTLTEGQKVSFDAVTDPRRGKVAAENLQAL, from the coding sequence ATGACTGATGGCACCGTAAAATTCTTCAACGTCGACAAAGGCTTTGGTTTTATTCAGCCGGACAACGGCGGGCCAGATGTCTTCGTTCATATCACTGCGCTTGAGCGGGCAGGAATGCGCACGCTCACTGAAGGCCAGAAGGTGAGTTTTGATGCAGTCACCGATCCTCGCAGGGGCAAGGTCGCAGCGGAAAATCTCCAGGCTTTATAG
- a CDS encoding isobutyryl-CoA dehydrogenase gives MDFGLNEEQAAIRAMAARFADEQLAPHALDWDERKHFPVETLRQAAELGFAGIYVRDEVGGSGLTRLDAAVIFEALATGCPTIAAYISIHNMCAWMIDAFGDEDQRQRFLPGLTSMASLASYCLTEPGAGSDASALRTRAVRDGDHYVIDGQKQFISGAGVSDLYVVMARTGGEGPRGISALVAPGDTPGLSFGANERKMGWNAQPTRTVVFEGVRVPVANRLGAEGDGFRIAMAGLDGGRLNIAACSLGGAQAALDKTLVYLRERHAFGQALAAFQALQFRVADMATELEVARTFLWRAASALDAKSPDATKLCAMAKRFVTDAAFEVANQALQLHGGYGYLAEYGIEKIVRDLRVHQILEGTNEIMQVIIARSLLGGRS, from the coding sequence TCCCGTGGAGACCCTGCGCCAGGCCGCTGAGCTCGGCTTCGCCGGCATTTACGTGCGCGACGAGGTCGGCGGATCTGGTCTCACGCGGCTGGACGCGGCCGTTATTTTCGAGGCGCTGGCTACAGGCTGTCCAACGATCGCCGCCTATATCTCCATCCACAACATGTGCGCCTGGATGATCGACGCTTTCGGCGACGAAGATCAGCGCCAGCGCTTCCTGCCGGGGCTCACATCGATGGCGTCGCTCGCGAGCTATTGTCTCACGGAGCCCGGCGCCGGTTCCGATGCATCGGCCCTGCGAACACGCGCGGTGCGCGACGGCGACCACTATGTGATCGATGGACAGAAGCAGTTCATTTCAGGAGCCGGCGTCAGCGACCTTTATGTGGTGATGGCCCGCACGGGCGGGGAGGGGCCGCGCGGTATCTCGGCGCTGGTGGCGCCCGGCGACACGCCGGGTCTGTCCTTCGGCGCCAATGAGCGGAAGATGGGCTGGAACGCCCAGCCCACCCGCACTGTCGTGTTCGAAGGGGTGCGTGTGCCGGTCGCCAACCGGCTCGGTGCGGAAGGGGACGGTTTTCGCATCGCCATGGCGGGGCTTGACGGAGGTCGCCTCAATATCGCCGCCTGCTCGCTTGGTGGAGCCCAGGCGGCGCTGGACAAGACGCTCGTCTATCTGCGCGAGCGCCACGCCTTCGGCCAGGCGCTTGCCGCATTCCAGGCGTTGCAGTTTCGCGTGGCCGACATGGCGACGGAACTTGAGGTCGCCCGCACCTTCCTCTGGCGCGCCGCGTCGGCGCTCGATGCCAAGTCGCCCGACGCGACGAAACTCTGCGCGATGGCCAAGCGTTTCGTCACCGACGCCGCGTTCGAGGTCGCTAATCAGGCGCTTCAGTTGCATGGTGGCTACGGTTATCTCGCCGAATATGGCATCGAGAAGATCGTACGCGACCTGCGTGTGCATCAGATTCTCGAGGGAACGAACGAGATCATGCAGGTCATCATCGCCCGATCCCTTCTTGGTGGACGCTCATGA
- a CDS encoding GGDEF domain-containing protein, translating to MRGVIFKSAAVAAGSAAASLLLAATIVPAIGGVVDGNAWLMSTVLPVVIAWPASAVMFWQSARFRAANQQLAKAHAELLDAHRQLAEKASRDHMTGMLNRESFFAALDQAQRESGNYALLIIDADNFKMINDRFGHLAGDLALTLIAAAIKEGVRERDTRGRVGGEEFAILLSRVTANELAAIAERILAKVAEIRFEPVEGKVVSLSVSIGGASCWEGGTSDDLWQLADRRLYVAKRSGRNTTVMSDPPLRSAMAEECKSE from the coding sequence ATGCGCGGCGTTATCTTCAAGTCCGCCGCTGTCGCAGCTGGGTCTGCCGCAGCATCTCTGCTGCTAGCGGCCACGATTGTACCGGCGATTGGAGGCGTGGTCGACGGTAACGCATGGTTGATGAGCACCGTCCTGCCTGTTGTCATAGCCTGGCCCGCGAGCGCCGTCATGTTCTGGCAGAGCGCCCGCTTTCGAGCCGCGAACCAGCAGCTTGCCAAGGCCCATGCCGAGCTCCTCGACGCCCACCGCCAGCTGGCGGAGAAGGCCAGCCGCGACCACATGACCGGTATGCTCAACCGTGAGAGTTTCTTCGCCGCGCTCGACCAAGCTCAGCGCGAGAGCGGGAACTATGCGTTGCTGATCATCGACGCAGACAATTTCAAGATGATCAATGACCGCTTCGGCCATCTGGCCGGTGACTTGGCGCTGACCCTGATCGCCGCTGCCATCAAGGAGGGAGTGCGTGAAAGGGATACAAGGGGCCGCGTCGGCGGCGAGGAATTCGCGATCCTGCTCTCCCGGGTAACCGCCAATGAGTTGGCCGCGATCGCTGAGCGGATTCTGGCCAAGGTCGCTGAAATCCGTTTCGAGCCCGTCGAGGGGAAAGTGGTTTCTCTCAGCGTCAGTATCGGCGGGGCGAGTTGTTGGGAAGGCGGCACATCCGATGACTTGTGGCAACTCGCGGATCGGCGCCTCTATGTTGCCAAAAGGTCCGGTCGCAACACGACTGTGATGAGCGATCCCCCGCTCAGGAGCGCCATGGCCGAAGAGTGCAAGTCCGAGTGA